DNA sequence from the Fundidesulfovibrio magnetotacticus genome:
TGGTCGGCCGCCAGGGCCTCCAGGGTGCGCTGGGGCAGCCTGTTCAGGAAGCCCACGGGGTTGCCTTCGCACTCCCTCCACAGCTTCTGGTCCACCTGGGCGAAGAGTTCGCTGATCTCGGTGTTCCAGGCGAACCAGCAGTTGTAGGCCAGTTCCCAGAGGCCCTTGAGCTTCGGGGGCAGCTTCGGGACGACGCTGTAGACTTGCAAAGGTTGCATGGGCGATCCTTTTTGAGGTTTTAGCACCAACTACATGCCAGTCCTTGGCGACAATGGCAAGGAATCCCACGAGCCGGAGCGGTCCATTTTTCTCTTTTGTCCCGGCGGCAAAAAGGCTAGAAACCGTGTTCCGACAACGTTCCCTAGGAGCCGCCGTGACCTGCCAGCCCAAGCCCGTCCCCCTGAGGGTGAAGTTTCTCCATCCCGTCTGGGAGGAATTCCCCCTGGAGCCCGCCACGCAGGGCTCCGCGGGCATCGACCTGCGCGCCGCCATGGACGTGCCCGCCGTGGACATTCCCCCCGGGGGACGCCACGCCTTCGGCACGGGCCTGGCCATCGAGATCGCCGAGCCGGGCCTGGCCGGGTTCGTCTATTCCCGCTCGGGCCTCGGGGCCAAGCACGGCCTCACCGTGGCCCAGGGCGTGGGCGTCATCGACCCCGACTACCGGGGGGAGATCGTCGTCTGGCTGCTCAACACCTCCGAAACCCACAAGACCGTCGCGCGAGGGGAGCGCATTGCCCAGCTTCTCGTCATGCCCTACCGGCAGGCGGCCATCCAGGCCGCAGACGAGCTGGGCGACACGAGCCGAGGAGCCGGCGGCTTCGGCCACACCGGCTCCGTCTGACCCCCCCCAGCCGATGGGGGAAAGCCTCCGGCGGCCAAGGGGCTGCGCCCTCTGGACTCCCGTATAGGCTGCGGAATGTACCGAAACCGTTGCGAAAACAGCAACGGAGAGAGAGGCTTCCCATGAGCGACGCATTCGACGCCCTGAAAGAACGGACCCAGGCGTCCGTGATGAACACCTACGGCCGCTACCCCCTGGCCCTGGCCAAGGGCAGCGGCTGCACCCTGCACGACCTGGACGGCCGCGAATACCTCGACCTCCTGGCGGGCATCGCAGTGGCCAACCTGGGCCACTCCCACCCCGAGATCGCCGACGCCCTGGCCCGCCAGGCCCGCGAGCTGGTGCACGTCTCCAACCTCTTCTTCCAGACGCCCCAGGTGGAGCTGGCCGAGGCCCTGCTGGGCACCTGGGGTCCGGGGCGCGTCTTCTTCTGCAACTCCGGGGCCGAGGCCAACGAGGGGGCCATCAAGCTCGCCCGGCGCTACCAGCGCACCGTGCGCGGGCAGGACCGCTTCGAGGTGATCACCCTCACCAGCTCCTTCCACGGCCGCACCCTGGCCACCCTCACGGCCACGGGTCAGGACAAGGTGAAGGAGCACTTCCAGCCGCTGCCCGAGGGCTTCGTCACCGTGCCCGCTGGCGACCTGGAGGCCCTGCGCGCGGCCTTCACCCCGCGCACTGCCGCCGTGCTCCTGGAGGTGGTGCAGGGCGAGGGCGGCGTGAAGCTCTTCCCCGAGGCCTACCTGCGGGGCGTGCAGGCCCTCTGCCGCGAGCAGGGCGCGCTCTTCATGGTGGACGAAATCCAGACCGGCATGTGCCGCACGGGCCGCTGGTGGGCCCACCAGCACCACGGGCTCGAGCCCGACGTGTTCACGGCGGCCAAGGCCCTGGCCAATGGCCTGCCCATGGGCGCGGTGCTGGCCACCGAGGAGGTGGCCCGGGGCTTCGAGCCCGGCAGCCACGCCACCACCTTCGGGGGAACGCCCCTGGTCTGCGCCGCCGCCCTCAAGACCGTGGAGATCATGCACCGCGAGCGCATTGCCGAGCGCGCCGCCCGCATGGGCGACTTCGCCCTGGCCCTCTTCGCGGACGTGGCCGCCCAGAACCCGGGCAAGGTGAAGGAAGTGCGCGGCCTGGGCCTGATGATCGGCATCGACCTCGCTTTCGACGGCCAGAAGGTCTGGGAAGAGCTCATGAAGCGCGGCTTCATCCTGAACCTCACCCAGGGCACCGTGCTCAGGCTCCTGCCGCCCCTGGTGATCGAGCAGGAAGAGCTGCGCCGCTTCGCCCAGGCCCTCTCCGACGTGCTGGCCGGCCAGTAGCCTGCTCCTCCCGGCAACGACCACGAAAAGGCGCGCCCGGAGACGGGCGCGCCTGAGGCTGCTGAAAAAGTTGGCTTTGCGGCTTTTTCAGCAGCCCTGCGCGAAGCGCAGCCTGGAGCAGGGCGGCTTTGCCGCCCGTAAGCGGCTCCCACAAACCCCGTTTCGGGGTTTGTCATCCAGCTGAGGCGCACCCGGAGACGGGCGCGCCTTCTCTTTTGGCGTCAAAATTCCGGGACGGGTTCGCGGGCGGCAATCCCGCCCCTGATCCCCCCCCCGGGCCCTCCATCCGGGCCTGGGGGGAACCCGGCGCCGCCAGCGAAACCACGAGCCGACTTGTCGACGCTCTGAACAGTGCGCCCGTGAGGTCAGGGCCTGGGAGGGCGAAGCGCCATGGCCATGCGGCCCCTTTCGTGTGCCGCCTCGGGCGCCCGGCTTCAACCCCATCGGCCGGGCGCATTCCGGCTCACCGGGGCGTAGCGGCGGCGCGCGCGGAGCGCACCAGGCGTTTGGACTCCTCCAGCAGCCTTGCCCAATTGGCCGAGCTGTGCACGTTCACCGCGCGGTTGTCGTGGGTGCGCACGGAGTAGAGCGTCCGGGGCACGTGGAGGAAGCGCGCCCCGGCCAGGGCGAAGCGCAGGTAGAGGTCGTGGTCGTTGGCCAGGTAGGTCTCGTCGTACCAGCCGCAGCGCTCGTGCAGGGAGCGGCGGTAGAGCTTGGAGACCCCGCAGAGGTACCAGTCGCGGAAGCAGCGATCGAAGCTGTAGTCGGGCACCTTGAACTCGCGCAGGATGCGCATGGC
Encoded proteins:
- the dut gene encoding dUTP diphosphatase, with protein sequence MTCQPKPVPLRVKFLHPVWEEFPLEPATQGSAGIDLRAAMDVPAVDIPPGGRHAFGTGLAIEIAEPGLAGFVYSRSGLGAKHGLTVAQGVGVIDPDYRGEIVVWLLNTSETHKTVARGERIAQLLVMPYRQAAIQAADELGDTSRGAGGFGHTGSV
- a CDS encoding aspartate aminotransferase family protein; protein product: MSDAFDALKERTQASVMNTYGRYPLALAKGSGCTLHDLDGREYLDLLAGIAVANLGHSHPEIADALARQARELVHVSNLFFQTPQVELAEALLGTWGPGRVFFCNSGAEANEGAIKLARRYQRTVRGQDRFEVITLTSSFHGRTLATLTATGQDKVKEHFQPLPEGFVTVPAGDLEALRAAFTPRTAAVLLEVVQGEGGVKLFPEAYLRGVQALCREQGALFMVDEIQTGMCRTGRWWAHQHHGLEPDVFTAAKALANGLPMGAVLATEEVARGFEPGSHATTFGGTPLVCAAALKTVEIMHRERIAERAARMGDFALALFADVAAQNPGKVKEVRGLGLMIGIDLAFDGQKVWEELMKRGFILNLTQGTVLRLLPPLVIEQEELRRFAQALSDVLAGQ